Below is a genomic region from Cetobacterium sp. ZOR0034.
ATCAGGATCATTTATAAAATAAATTCCCATAGCTGGATTCTCATAGCAAATACATCCCATTTCACTATGCTTTTTATAAGCTGCCTCGTAATCATCAGCAACAAAAGCTAAGTGGAACTCTTCATCTCCTAAATCATAAGCTTCTTCTCTATCTCTTAACCAAGTTAACTCTATTGTAAATCCAGTTTC
It encodes:
- a CDS encoding VOC family protein gives rise to the protein MKFVFNHFNINVLNLEKSMEFYKNALGLIEVRRKEAEDGSYILVYMGDGETGFTIELTWLRDREEAYDLGDEEFHLAFVADDYEAAYKKHSEMGCICYENPAMGIYFINDPDGYWLEVIPPRVVK